The following nucleotide sequence is from Triticum dicoccoides isolate Atlit2015 ecotype Zavitan chromosome 7B, WEW_v2.0, whole genome shotgun sequence.
AACAAAGAGGAATACTGTCATGTGATGGAGTATTATGCTATTCCCCGCCCTTCCCCCCGGATAGCGATACCGAAAGAAAAAGAAGACCTAAAGGATTAAGTAAGGAGGAATAATAAATAAAGTAAAAGAAAGACAGGCTAGTGGAGCTTCTCTGAAAGATGTTTCGTCAAAAGAAGCAATCCTTGCCAGTGCGAGAGCGATGGCATGTTCGTCAAGTTTCTCGAATAGACATGTTCGTCAAGTTAGCGCTCCAGCCCGAGTCGATCAGATCAGATCAAATCACATCACCAGTTCGGGCGAATCTGATCGGCCAATGAAGGGTAAGGGTTCAGTCATTTTCTTAGGGTCAGAACCTCCCATCACTTCAGAGAATTGGGTTAGCCAGCTGTTGCGACATCGACAAAGGGACAAGTCCAAAATTCCTCTTCGTTTTTCAGGAGATCTACCGTTTGATCCGAAACCTGCATGCTGACTGTTTATGTGCATGGAATGGAGAAAGGACACTGATGCGTCATTGTCTCCCAAGAAAACTATGCCAAACATAGAAAATGCCAAACCTACTATTGCACCAGACTTCAGAACGGCATGCAAATTCAAGAACCATGATCTCAAGTCAAGATCATCAGGCAGTATCTTTTAGAAGAAAACTAAGGTGGTACCCAAGGTGGTGCATCGATCGATGCACACAACCGACCAGAGCATCACTCTATCTATAGTCACCGACCTGTTCCAGAACACAGGTCACACGCTATGAAGTTCATGCAATACTTGCAAAAGGCAGCGGCTCTAACTTCTTGAGTGCGCACCATCCTAAGCTGTTTGCCGCCAAGATAGTCTGAACTAAATAGAGGACTTTAAGCTCAGACTTGATCAGCAGTTGCAGGGAGGTAAACTCGGCGGTGGCTCTTCGGCCCTAGCCTCTTCCTACAAGTAGGGCATTTCTTCTGGGCCTTGATGGCCGCCTTGATGCACTTCTCACAGAAGACATGGCCACAGCTCGTCGCGGACGGCAGCTCCATCTTGTTCAGGCACACTGGGCAAGTGAACGTCGGTTCCTTTGGAGCAGCATTGGCACTTAGTCTACTGACTCGGACCGTGCTGTTTCGCTGTGAAGGTTAGAAAGGGTGAGCCTAAGACATAGCCCACGCACAGCACAAAAGAATCACAATTCAACCAGAAATAAGGATGTGGTGTTTCAAAACAAAATTGAAGGTACATCTTCAAAATTATCAATTGAGAGTATGTAGCATTAGTAGTGCAGTCTTCACAAGATGTTGGATATGGATCAAAGTTTCAGGTCACTGGTTCCGTTTCTGCTCAACAAATAAATGGAAAGACATATGTACACTCTAGTGCATTGCAGAATGCCCACCTGAATATTCTGAAAAAAAGAGAGACAGGGAGCAAAGCACGGCACAGATGTAGCATAATTATAGATGTTCCACTCTACCGGTTTGCTTAAGTTTAGTGGATAAAGATAGATGCCATATACCTTGAGAAAATAATGCATAGGCTAATTATTGTAATCTGTAAAGCATAAAAACTTTAATTcacaaaacaaaagaagaaaattAAAACCTGATTGCTGGATCTTTCTTCCCTGTCCGGAGAAAGGGATATAACAGGTGGGACCTTCCGCCTTTTGTTCCCACTGAGACGGTTAAATGTTGTTCTTGCATCACCACAACCTTTAGTCGCAAGGAAAACATGGAATCAGATGCCACCGAAACAAACGTCTTTATCAGTCTAATATTTATGACGTCTTATTTATGCCTCCATTAGACTGAAGTTTGTTGTAACAATAAACTACAGAGTACTCTTGGAACGAAAGCAAAACAGAGCATGTGAAATAAAAATCTTAAGTTCAGTTTCACACTTATCCCAAAGATAGAAATATGCGCCAATCGAAACATGAACATAAAAGGTAGAAGTAAATTGAACCAAGTACTCAATATTCTGCGGTAACTACAAACATTGATTTGCAATTTAGCACTCGCAGTATTAAACTACTCGAGATCAGCAGTAAACTCACCTTCGTGATCATCATCCGCCTCCAGATCCACAACATCCACACGGCGCCTTATCTTAGCTCTCGACCTCCCCTATTAAAACGAAACATCATCTCGATGTCAAAATAAATCATGCTGATTGAAACAAGGGGGCAGAGACCAAACGCACCTCGTCGCCTAGCGCTTCGACGTCAATGGGCGAGGCCCGTGTGCCCGCGGTGATCGAGGCCTCGtgctggccgccgccgccaccggcgatGGGGGATCCATCCAAGTCCACGACGGCTTCACCGGTAGTGACGGAACCATCCTGTGCTCGCCTCCAAGCGCCAACCGTACCCATCCCCTTTCGAAGCTGCTTACCAAATACCAATCGTAAACCCTAATCCGTAGATGCGGATCTTGGTTTGCAGCGAGGTGGTCAGATGGGCCGATGCGTGGAGGGACAGTATCTATGGGCGGGAGGATCGGGTTGGTCCGTGATTCCTGCTTGAAATCGGAGTGCGGCGGGCGGCCTGCGTAGATGGGGTTGCCGCCGCGCCTTCGCGGAGCACCGCGCGACCTTTGTCGACTAATTAAGTTTCGCGTCCGAATTCGAGTAGTCGGATCGAGCGGGGGGGCGGTTGCCATCTTCGTTCGGAACCGCGCGTTGTTTATTCCGTTTCCCGCTTCCTTGTTCTGCTCGGCGGAGATTTTGGCCTGGGACCGCACGTCGGTGGGCTGAGATGGCGCAGTGAATCAAGCAAAATTAGGGCATATGTACAATGGTTTGATCTTAGAAATACCATAAATGATGAGTAGATGAGAAAGAAATCATAAGAAAaagcttgtcttttttatttaaaaGAAAAcatgagatgatctcttagcacaatatgtctcaccatatttttaAAAAATAGCTAGTTATTTAAGATAAGGCTAAAAGATGATtcattgtagacatgttttttgcaactctaaattacatgcaagacttaaggtaAGACTATCTTattaaccattgtacatgcccttggcCAACCCTAAAGCACGACCCAAACGACGTCTGTTTCATCTGTTTTTTGTCCGGTTGAGGCAGAAAACGGACACGGTCGTTCGCTTGTGGTCATGCGGTTGTCGGTGCGCCCAACGGACCGATCGCACCGCAAACTGTCAGTTTTTTTGGACGTGAATTTAAACCCCAAAAACCCAAATAAACATTGGAAATAACTTAAAAATGTTAATATAAACATTAAAACGTCCACTTTACCCAAGTTCAGCACATTAATATAAACAAAACAGTAAAAACACTTAAAAGAAACTAGATTAGGGTCGTCGTCGCTGCCGTCTACTCGTCGTCGTCCTCGGTGAGGTCGACGTATGGAGGTGGCTGGCAGAGGTGGGATGGCGGCCTCAACCAGACTGAAGGCGCTTGCACGACCTCTCGCACGGCGAGGATGATGACCACTGGCCGGCGTCCACCTCGAGCGTGCATGACACGGTCTCCGTCCACGTCCAGGACTGCCCGACCAATGTTGGGTTCCATCCTGTCGACTCCTCCTTCGGTGCCTCTGGTCgtacctcctccatggcctcctcgTTGACGTAAGCGTCAAGCTCAGGGAAGGCGACGTCGCCGGTCGCTGACATGGCCATCAACTCCTCGAGGCCCTGCCATTGGCTCTCGTTGTGGGTGTGGAGGGAGTCCTCCATCACCTGCCTCAtgaggtcctcctcctcctcgaccgtcatTGGCTCGGGTGGTGGCGGGGACGAAGACGACAACGACGTAGGAGTGAGGCCGCGAACCAGCCTGCGCCCGCGCGGCTGGGGCGGGCTGGGAGCGCTCGCGGCGGTCAGAGCGTGCCTACTGCGGGCTCGGTGGACGTCCTGCAAAGAACGACTGCCACCAGATGTCGTGCTCGTCGCAGAGCCATGTATCCTAGAGTGTCGAGTCGATGGTGAACCCCCAGCCGTCGATGAGGTCATGTGGCAAGCGGGCGCGACGATGGTTGATCTCCTCCCGGCGGGCGCGGCCGCTCACCGGGACCGACGGGATGGGCACCCGATCCGCGGAGAAGTGCGAGTTGTTGGGGGAGGTGCACGTCACTCCACGGCAGCGGTGTGCCCATCTCCCAGTACCTTTGGCAGACCTCGGCCTTAACGTACGGCCGCTGGCGGGGCAAGGCATCATCCGACGTGATGTGGAACGTGTTTggtggaggcagaggtggaggtggATGCGGAGTAGTGGAGCAGCGACGGCGGCTGGACGATGACCCGGCCTCATGGTCCTGCCTCGTCTTGCGGCTGAGAACCATCGGCCCACCATTGTCGTCAGCGGGGAGGTGGAGGAGCGGCAGGCTAGGGTTTGGTTGTCGGGCTACGAGGAGTCACACGTTGCCGGAGTGGGGCAGTGGAAGTGTGGACTCCCACCGATCCACGGCTTCCACATTAAAAAGGACGACGTCCGTTCGGCGGGGGTGACTGCCAGGTGGGACCGCCCGCGCGTGCGTGGTAAATGTGGGCGGTGGGTCGTAGGTGGGTGGCAGCCAAGCGGGCCCGCGGCAGACGCGTGGGATTCCGTTCGTCATCAGTGTGGATGCGAAACGGGTGCAGGTTTGCGAAGGAAATGGCACGGTCTAGACGCCAAATGGACAGATTATGCGGATGCAGTCGCGCTGGGCCGTGCGGCCTGTCCATTTGGGCCTAAACGGATAGAAACGTACAagatggggtcgtgcgttggagttggccttactaaCCTTTCAGCCTTGCCTTATTTTGCATCGTCTCTTGGATATTCTATGAAGAAATATTCAAAAGGCGCAAAATGTGTGCCATAGCTTTATGAGCGTTGCTACACGAACAACAAATTTAGGGCTGACGCCTGCACGATCCTACTTGGCAGCATCAACAACTAGCGTGCATGTAGAAAGCGTTGTTGGTAGGACATACCGTTCGCGGATCGCAGGCTGAtactctccgtcgtatctataaatttttaatgtttcatgctaatattctacaactttcacatacttttggtaaCAGTTTATATGATATATTGGActagcatattgatccagtgcccagtgccagctcttgtttgttgcatgttttttgtttcgcagaataccctatcaaacgaagcccaaacgtgataaaaatttacggagatttttttggaatatatatgatttttgagaaaaagaatcaacacgagacgatgcccgactggcccacaagccctaggggcacgcCTGGCAGGCTTGTGGCGCCCTTGTAAGGCGGTCAGGGCCCTTCTtctgccgcaagaaagataatatccagaagaaaatcccctcaaaatttcagccaaatcggagttatggatctccaggaatttaagaaacgttTTTCGGCGAGAAAACAGAAACGCGAAATAGAAGggaacacagagagagagagagagagattcaatctcggaggggctcctgccctccGGGAGCCATGGAAACCATGGAACATAGGGAAAACCCTCTTACCATCTAGGGGAGGGGGCAAGAAAGAAGAAGgagagggctctctccccctctcttggtGGCGCCAGAACACCGTCGGGGCAACTACTGTGACGGCGAtccacaccaacaacttcgccacagtcatcaccaactctctccccctctatgcagcgatgtaacacctcttctccccgctgtaatctctactttaaCATGGTGTTTAATGCtacattattatccaatgatgtgttgtcgtcccatgatgtttgagtagattctttttgtcctatgggttaattgatgattgtgattggtttgagttgtatgttttattttggtgttgtcctatggtgccctctgtgacgCGCAAGTGTGTGGGATTACCATTGcatggtgttgcaatatgttcataattcgcttatagtgggttgcgtgagtgacagaaacacatatccaagtaagggggttgttgcgtatgggagtaaaggacttgttacttaatgttatggttggattttaccttaatgatctttagtagttgcagatgcttgctagagttccaatcgtaagtgcatgtgatccaagcacagaaagtatgttagctcatgcctctccctcatataaaattgcaataatgattaacggtctagttattgattgcatAGGGACAAATCCTTCTCATGTGTTACAAAAAGCTTcctactaaacaactaacttttattatcATGCAAAGTgctcctagttttattcttgcaaaggaaTTCTAGCATTACACCTACAAAGctcttatagtttcatacttgtctaGGTAAAGCGGAtgttaagtgtgtgtagagttgtatcagtggcaattgatccgctatacttgtgggttatcaagacctttttctggtgcccttgccggggagtaatagctgttggggaacgtagtaatttcaaaaaaattcctaagcacacgcaagatcatggtgatgcatagcaacgagaggggagagtgttgtccacgtaccctcgtagaccgtaagcggaagcgttatgacaacgcggttgatgtagtcgtacgtcttcacgatccgaccgatccaagtaccggacatacggcacctccgagttcagcacacgttcagctcgatgacgatccccggactccgatccagcaaagtgtcggagatgagttc
It contains:
- the LOC119341471 gene encoding E3 ubiquitin-protein ligase RNF4-like; translated protein: MGTVGAWRRAQDGSVTTGEAVVDLDGSPIAGGGGGQHEASITAGTRASPIDVEALGDEGRSRAKIRRRVDVVDLEADDDHEGCGDARTTFNRLSGNKRRKVPPVISLSPDREERSSNQRNSTVRVSRLSANAAPKEPTFTCPVCLNKMELPSATSCGHVFCEKCIKAAIKAQKKCPTCRKRLGPKSHRRVYLPATADQV